In Rhizobiales bacterium NRL2, a genomic segment contains:
- a CDS encoding lactoylglutathione lyase translates to MFSHITVGTSDLERASKFYDAVMAVLGIPRNFEEAGEAVGYGVMQLSESTSETFQPEFVVTRPYDGQEMHRGNGWHAAFLAKDRATVDAFHKAALAHGGTDEGAPGLRLNYHPKYYAAYVRDPDGNKLQAVCHWPQ, encoded by the coding sequence ATGTTCAGCCACATCACTGTCGGTACCAGTGACCTCGAGCGCGCCAGCAAGTTCTACGATGCCGTCATGGCCGTTCTCGGCATCCCGCGCAATTTCGAGGAAGCGGGCGAGGCCGTCGGCTACGGCGTGATGCAGCTTTCGGAGTCCACATCCGAAACCTTTCAGCCGGAGTTCGTCGTCACCCGGCCTTACGACGGGCAGGAGATGCACCGGGGGAACGGCTGGCACGCGGCCTTCCTGGCGAAGGACCGCGCCACGGTGGACGCCTTTCACAAGGCCGCCCTGGCCCATGGCGGAACCGACGAGGGCGCGCCCGGACTGCGGCTGAACTATCACCCGAAATACTACGCGGCCTATGTCCGCGACCCGGACGGCAACAAGCTGCAGGCGGTCTGCCACTGGCCGCAATAG
- a CDS encoding glycosyltransferase WbuB — translation MTAWRGSSVREDKPRRVLFIVENLPSPFDRRVWQEATTLHEHGYEVTIICPTGKGYEKKREVIDGIHILRHDLPLDAKGAAGYALEYSAALFWEFVLAWRVFLTRGFDAIHACNPPDNIFLVGGFFKLLFRKKFLFDHHDINPELYEAKFGRRDFFYRVMLAWERWTFRTADVSIATNESYRRIAIERGKMDPEKVFVVRSGPSLERLKIIPPVPELKQGRDYLVGYVGVMGAQEGLDLLLQAVRHIVHEKGRTDVHFGLVGGGPELDDLKRMAAELEVADHVTFTGRAPDRTLLEMLNTADVCVNPDTFNEMNDKSTMNKIVEYMALGKPIVQFDLTEGRFSAQEASLYAKRNDPEDMAEKILELLADPEKRARMGAFGRRRVEEELSWDHEVPRLLAAYDALFRS, via the coding sequence ATGACGGCGTGGCGTGGTAGCTCCGTGAGAGAGGACAAGCCGCGCCGCGTCCTGTTCATCGTCGAGAACCTGCCGAGCCCGTTCGACCGGCGCGTCTGGCAGGAAGCGACGACGCTGCACGAACATGGCTACGAGGTCACGATCATCTGCCCGACGGGCAAGGGCTACGAGAAGAAGCGCGAGGTCATCGACGGCATCCACATCCTTCGCCACGACCTGCCGCTCGACGCCAAGGGCGCGGCGGGCTACGCGCTGGAATACTCGGCGGCGCTGTTCTGGGAGTTCGTGCTGGCCTGGCGGGTGTTCCTGACCCGCGGTTTCGACGCCATCCACGCCTGCAACCCGCCCGACAACATCTTCCTCGTCGGCGGTTTCTTCAAGCTGCTGTTCCGGAAGAAATTCCTGTTCGACCACCATGACATCAACCCGGAACTCTACGAGGCGAAGTTCGGCCGGCGCGATTTCTTCTACCGCGTGATGCTGGCCTGGGAGCGCTGGACCTTCCGCACCGCCGACGTCTCCATCGCCACCAACGAGAGCTACAGGCGGATCGCCATCGAGCGGGGGAAGATGGACCCCGAAAAGGTCTTCGTCGTCCGCTCGGGCCCCAGCCTGGAGCGGCTGAAGATCATTCCCCCCGTGCCGGAACTGAAGCAGGGGCGGGACTACCTGGTGGGCTATGTCGGCGTCATGGGCGCGCAGGAGGGACTGGACCTGCTGCTGCAGGCGGTCCGCCACATCGTCCACGAGAAGGGCCGGACCGACGTGCATTTCGGCCTCGTCGGCGGCGGGCCGGAACTGGATGACCTGAAGCGCATGGCAGCCGAGCTGGAGGTCGCGGACCATGTCACCTTCACCGGGCGCGCGCCTGACCGGACGCTGCTGGAGATGCTGAACACGGCCGATGTCTGCGTGAACCCGGACACGTTCAACGAAATGAACGACAAGTCGACCATGAACAAGATCGTGGAATACATGGCGCTGGGGAAGCCGATCGTGCAGTTCGACCTGACCGAGGGCCGCTTCTCGGCGCAGGAGGCGTCGCTCTACGCGAAGCGCAACGACCCGGAAGACATGGCGGAGAAGATCCTGGAACTGCTCGCCGATCCGGAGAAGCGCGCGCGCATGGGCGCCTTCGGCCGCCGCCGGGTGGAGGAGGAACTGAGCTGGGATCACGAGGTCCCGCGTCTGCTGGCCGCCTATGACGCACTCTTCCGGTCCTGA
- a CDS encoding GDP-mannose dehydrogenase, whose product MRLSVFGMGYVGNVSAACFAADGHHVIGVDPNETKVGLINDARSPIVEPGLAELIEEGVRAGRLRAVTDPAEAVRHTELSMVCVGTPSQANGNLDLQYLVRVCEEIGACLKDKDDFHIVVIRSTMLPGTIRETVQPALERASGKKAGEGFGLCNNPEFLREGSAVRDFREPPKTVIGESDERAGAALAGLYAHLDAPLIRTEIEVAEMVKYADNAWHAVKVTFGNEIGAISKRLGIDSHRVMDIFCQDTKLNISPYYLKPGFAFGGSCLPKDLRAITYKARELDLPVHMLNAVLPSNRWQVEAGVDMVLSKGKRKVGVLGFSFKANTDDLRESPLVEVIERLLGKGMDLKLYDRNVSLARLTGANRDYIMKAIPHISNLMVDSVEEVIDHAEVLVIGNGDPAFRQVPDRMKDGQVLVDFVRVMNAKSEPGRYDGVAW is encoded by the coding sequence ATGCGCCTGAGCGTCTTCGGCATGGGTTATGTCGGCAATGTGTCGGCGGCGTGCTTCGCCGCGGACGGCCACCACGTGATCGGCGTCGATCCCAACGAGACCAAGGTGGGGCTGATCAACGACGCCCGTTCGCCGATCGTCGAACCGGGCCTGGCCGAGCTGATCGAGGAGGGCGTGAGGGCCGGGCGGCTGCGCGCCGTGACCGATCCGGCCGAGGCGGTACGCCACACCGAGCTGTCGATGGTCTGCGTCGGCACGCCCAGTCAGGCGAACGGCAACCTGGATCTGCAGTACCTCGTCCGGGTCTGCGAGGAAATCGGCGCCTGCCTGAAGGACAAGGACGACTTCCACATCGTCGTCATCCGCTCGACCATGCTGCCCGGCACCATCCGGGAAACGGTGCAGCCCGCGCTGGAGCGGGCTTCGGGCAAGAAGGCAGGCGAAGGCTTCGGCCTCTGCAACAATCCCGAATTCCTGCGCGAGGGCTCGGCCGTGCGCGACTTCCGCGAGCCGCCCAAGACCGTGATCGGGGAAAGCGACGAACGCGCCGGTGCGGCCCTGGCCGGACTCTACGCCCATCTGGACGCGCCGCTGATCCGCACCGAGATCGAGGTCGCCGAGATGGTGAAGTACGCCGACAACGCCTGGCACGCGGTCAAGGTGACCTTCGGCAACGAGATCGGCGCGATTTCCAAGCGTCTCGGCATCGACAGTCACAGGGTCATGGACATCTTCTGCCAGGACACCAAGCTCAATATCTCGCCCTACTACCTGAAGCCCGGCTTCGCCTTCGGCGGCTCCTGCCTGCCGAAGGATCTGCGCGCCATCACCTACAAGGCCCGCGAGCTCGACCTGCCGGTGCACATGCTGAACGCGGTGCTGCCGTCCAACCGCTGGCAGGTGGAGGCCGGCGTCGACATGGTGCTGTCGAAGGGCAAGCGGAAGGTCGGCGTGCTCGGCTTCAGCTTCAAGGCCAATACCGACGACCTGCGCGAAAGCCCGCTGGTGGAGGTGATCGAGCGGCTGCTGGGCAAGGGCATGGATCTGAAGCTCTACGACCGCAACGTCTCGCTGGCCCGGCTGACCGGCGCCAACCGCGACTATATCATGAAGGCGATCCCGCACATCTCGAACCTGATGGTGGATTCGGTCGAGGAGGTGATCGATCACGCCGAGGTGCTCGTGATCGGCAATGGCGATCCCGCCTTCCGCCAGGTGCCGGACCGGATGAAGGACGGCCAGGTGCTGGTCGACTTCGTCCGCGTCATGAACGCGAAGAGCGAGCCCGGCCGCTATGACGGCGTGGCGTGGTAG